Part of the Zea mays cultivar B73 chromosome 4, Zm-B73-REFERENCE-NAM-5.0, whole genome shotgun sequence genome is shown below.
cgaagcattacgcaaggcattaagacctcgaaggagtgaaaccactcctccgaggcctcgggggctacacccggcgggtgcgctcgcgcgcacccaccgaaacaaaatgcaaccgagaaaggctggtccccttacaaaaaagtgcgacgaaagcctccaagcgagtgcaaacactcccttcgaggctcgggggctactgtcggggaccataattaggggtaccctcaagactcctaattctcagctggtaacccccatcagcataaagctgcaaaggcctgatgggtgcgattaagtcagggatcagtccattcgagcgactcgatcacgcctcgcccaagcctagcctcggacaagggcagccgaccccggaggatttccgtctcgcccgaggccccctccaacggcggacacatcttcggctcgcccgaggccctgccttcgctaagaagcaaccctgactaaatcgccgcaccgaccgaccaaatcgcaggagcatttaacgcaaaggtggcctgacacctttatcctgacgcgcgccctccggcagagccgaagtgaccgtcgtcacttcgccgctccactgaccggtctgacagaaggacagcgccgcctgcgccactccgactgcagcgccacttgacggagtgatgctgacaggaagccaggccctgccaaaggcaccataggaagctccgcccgacccagggctcggactcgggctcagccccggaagacggcgaactccgctccgcccgacccagggctcggactcgggctaagacccggaagacgacgaactccgctccacccgacccagggctcggactcgggctaagacccggaagacgacgaactccgcttcgcccgaccccagggctcggactcgggctaagacccggaagacgacgaactccgctccgcccgacccagggctcggactcgggctaagacccggaagacgacgaactccgcttcgcccgaccccagggctcgggctcgggctcagccccagaagacgacgaactccgcttcgcccgaccccagggctcggacaccgccctggcctctgccgacgacctccgcctcgcccgacccaggggctcggactcggcctcggccatggaagacagactcgacctcggcttcggaggagcctccacgtcgcccaacctagggcgcaggccagccacgtcaataggaagcgccatcatcaccctaccccgagctgactcgggccgcagagaacaagaccggtgtcccatctggctgtctccaccagataggcaatgatggcgccccgcatgcccattgacgacggcggctctcagctctcttacggaagcaggagggtgtcagcaaggacacaaccgctccgacagctgtccctccgccaggctccgccgctcctccgacggccatgacatcacactagttgggctccaagatctctccggctgccacattggcatgtactcagggcactagctctccctcgctagacacgtagcactctgctacacccccattgtacatctggatcctctccttgcgtctataaaaggaaggaccagggccctcttagagagggttggccgcgcgggacgaggacgggacaggcgctctcttggggccgctcgcttccctcacccgcgtggacgcttgtaaccccctactgcaagcgcacccgacctgggcgcgggacgaacacgaaggccgcgggattcccacctctctcgcgccggtctccggccgcctcgctcctttccccccttcgcgctcgcccacgcgctcgacccatctgggctggggcacgcggcactcactcgtcggcctgagggacctcccggtctcgaaacgccgacagatataTTATGAGAGATTTTGATCTATTGGGGATTTATGGACTCTTCAATCCCTGGCACATGTATCACATTATCACGCATGCGGTGGTGGCGACTGGCGGGGGGAGGGGGGGGCAGAATCGTCCGCGCGTGGAACGGGCAGTTGCTGCGCCGTTTCACGCGGTCCCGGTCGCCTCCCTTCCGTTCCGTTACACTAGGCGCGGGGCACGGGACAGGCCtaaagatggcaatgggtacccgaaacccaaaacccgatgggtttttaccccattagggtacgggtttgggtcaattttcatacccatggatttgttaatgggcataaatgtatacccgacgggttcatgggtacgggtttgttcctatagtacccaaacccgtgaacccgtgggttttttaaacccgaccaaacttaagacatattgtcattttattttataaacgaacaacaaacttgttatctacctatttacttcctaatttttatcaaatagtgaatgtttaagtagttggtgatagtgttgtttgcttgctattatagttattactagcgttatatatgtggtggatgtataacttagtgcaaagtaacttgattatacaacttattatttgtatttaattctctctactaatattttttataccaaattatgaactcgttgttcatcacataaattttggaccatgatctcattaatcattatgatatttattgattataaaaagaataagaatattggagataaaaacccgcgggtaacccgtgggtacccgcaaacccgatgggtacgagtttgggcaaaatttcaaacccgtcatggctacaggttttttaatgggtgtaaatatttttcacggatacgggtttgggatagcaaaacccgacgggtttgtacccgttgccatctcagaCAGGCCCCCACGACGAGAGTCCCCCGTCCCGTCTGTCCGTCTCCCAGCAGTAGGCAGTGTAGCACTCTCCTCTGATCCGGAGTCGAGTCGATTCGAGTCCACTCCGCTGTCCGCTCGCACCAACTCCTCCATCCAATTCCAACTCGGCAACTCCTCCAGGCAGCCCGGTGGGTGGGTCATCCTCTCCCCACGTCCACCACGGCGATGGCGCTCGCGCCCCCGCATTGCTGACCCACTCCCACCGCGGACTCTCCCTCCCTCCCCGTGGTTTGGTTTTGGTAGGTGGGGGAGGTTGGTAGGCGCCGGGGCGTGCCTGTCGGCTGGCGGTTTCGGGAAGCGCTGCCGCGATCCTTGCCCGGATCTGGGCGCCACGATGGAGGACGCCGGCCGCGAGGGCGGCACTGCCGCGGAGAATGGGACCGAGGGGGAGGGCTACGTCCTCGTCAAGGCCGCCCCCGAGGGGGAGGGGGaccccaccgccgccgccgccggaggcGATCGCGAGGATCTCGCTGCCTCCGCCCCGGCGATGGCGATGGCGGTGGCGGCTGCGGACGAGGCCGCGGCACCGGCCAAGGTGAGTCCTGTTCCTGTCCCGCCTCCTTTGGCTGCCTTCGTCCGTGCGGGGGTGGTGATATGGCACTGACCGTCGCTCGCCGTGTGTGCAGAAGGGTGGATCCGGGGCCACGAAGGCGAGGCTGCAGAACGGCAGGGTCCCCGCCGGAacttccgccgccgccgccgccgccgggccgaGGGTGAAGAAGCCCGGGGTCCTCTCACAGAGCGCCTCCTTCCCGGCGCGGGGCGCGGTGGCGGTCGCGGCCAAGAAGGCCGCGGCGGCGGTTGCTACGCCCAAGCAGGCCAAGGGCGCCGTGCCCATTGGATCAGAGACGGCGGCAGGTCAGGCTGCTGGCATGGGTTCCTTTCATTATTTAGTGATGGGTGTCCTCACTCCTCAGTCTGTTGTGCCTCGGTGGTGTCGTGTAGACTGAATTCTCGGTGGAATTGAATGTTAGCGCTTGCAGGCCGGGCGGTGGAGAAGAAGGCGAGTTTGGCGCGGACACCTGTTGCTCGCCGGCCGATGGTAAAGGTCCTTGCTTGAGTGACCCCTTACTTGAAGCATGTGATTGTTCTGTCTATTTTTGGTTGCTCTGTTGTAAGACTTGGTTCGGTTCCTTTTGACCTAGCTTGTTAAGTCTGGATCAGTGGATGCGGCTGCCCCAAATGACACAGTTGTTGCTGTCCAAGAGTAAGTGCTGGACCACTACCAATCCAGATTTGGTTCCCGTGTTTATCTTTATTCCTTTTGTGTCGAATGATTTCAGTTAGTCTCTAAATAGAACACACCACACAATTAATGTGGGCTGTTTCGACTTTGTGTCGTCTTCCTGTTTCCTGATGCTTACTATAAATGGTTTGATCAGTGTTGTTTGTCGCACTAGATTCACTAACCAGAACCGTTATGGATTTTGGTTTCTATCGTTTTATTTTGCTGAAATTATTGTTATTGGATAACAGGTCAGATGAAAATACGGACAAACCATTGAAACAAACACAGCCAGGGAAAACAGAGGATGATGTGCACTCCACCACATCGTAAGAAATTCCTCGTGATTGATTGATAGCTGCTTATCTGTTCGTCTCAGTGGTGTCAATACAAAATGCTGCTATTTGATGCTGTGTTGCAGAAGTACCAATACTCCCCGTGCAGCAGCTCGTAagagtgctgctgctgctgctgctggttttaGTTTCAGATTGGAGGAGCGTGCTGAGAAGAGAAAGGAGGTCTGTACTATATTCCACAGTGGTGTTTTAATTATCCAGATTTTGTCtacttttcctttttcttgtGCTGAAGGGCCTTAGTCATTCCTTATATCCCAGTTCTTCCAAAAGCTTGAAGAAAAAATCCATGCGAAGGAGCTGGAAAAAACAAATTTGCAGGAGAAATCTAAGGCAAGAGCTGCTTTCACATTATTTGCATAAAAACCTATGGGATAATTGTATGTTGCAGTTCTGAAAGTTAATCTATGAACACTCAGGAGAGCCAAGAGGCTGAGATCAAACTACTGAGGAAGAGCCTAACATTTAAAGCCACACCTATGCCAAGCTTTTACAAGGAGCAGCCACCCAAAGTTGAGTTGAAAAAGGTAAGTTGATTTACTGCATGTAGTGAGGTTCCTGATATATTGAAACAAATGGTACCATGTGGTTTGGTTACATCTATTTTTTGtatttaaataaataaatagaaagATTCACATTGAACCAGTTTGATAAGCTTCCATTTACACTCATAAAAATACTCTGTACAATTCTAGTTCTTGCCAGTATACATTGATGGATGAACTGGCAACTATCTCATTGTGTCTTACATTACCACATGATCAGAAATTTCCACTAGAATATGGTTTTGTGACGTGCTGAAGGATGCTTATATTTGTCTGTCTAAACATTTTGGGACTTCAGAATATGAAATCCTAAATAAATGTGTCATGTGTGTACTATATCGACCAAGATGATATCATAAAAATGCAACTGGAATATAAGGTTGGTTTCACCAAAGAAAATGTGAGTATGTTTTTGTTAGAGGAGGTGAATAATAAAGGACATGCAGGTGTATTATGTGATACACTACTGCATTTGAAGCATTTTTTTGCTGACATAATCATTTCGTTTGCCATCTTTACTGGTTTATTGCGCTTTGTGCACAAGTGGTCTATTTTTTAAATTCAGTAATCAGTACAACATTAAATTACAATTTTTTTAGTTGTGAATGTGTTACCCCCCATAGGTCAAAATTTTTTATCTTATACTccatccgttcttttttatttgtcttcgttcagttcaaaaatgaactagcggacgacaaatattcAAGAACGAAGGTAGTACACATGCTGAAGGCTCCTTATATTTTTGAAGTTTCTGAAACTGTAATATTCTTGAGTGCTTATTGATGTGTGTTAACTGCTAGGCCTTTTGAGTGCAGTTTTGAAGAAAAAATAGTATACAACTTTGAGTGCTCTATTTGAGGTCTTATTATAGTAACTAGTGACTTTGTCTTGCAATGTCCATGAAGTGAAATTATCTTTCATACAGATGCCAGAACTTTTTTCTATAACTACCATCCACACATGTTTGAATTTGTAATAGGATGTTCCTTAATGTGAGACTAAACAATGATATTCTTGTACACAAGATATATGTCCATGCAATCTGTCTTTCCATCTCATAGGAGGTTAATTGGAAGTGACAAATCGTTTCTTTCTACTAGTTCATCATGTCATTCATGTTTCAGGATCTAGTAAATGTTTTTTTCTCATCAATCTTCTGTATGCACAGATTCACACCTCTCAGTGTGGTTAAAATTCACTTTCTTGGTTACTGCTATTCAAATGTTTTGTCTTATGTACCTTGCTAGTTTGTATAGAAAATATTATGGTTCCTGAATTATCTTGTGACATTAGTAAATTTCACAGTCCTAAACAAAGTTTCTTATGATGTGGTTTTGTAGATTCCCCCAACACGTGCCAGGTCACCAAGGCTCGGCCGGCACAAGGCAGCCAGTTCTgctactgctcctgctcctgcagaTGGTTCTGTATCATGTGGGAGCCCACGGAGCACTGCAAATTCGGGCAAGGTAAATGAAATCATGGAGAACATCAAACCTCGTGTCCCTGCTAGAAAATCTATTCAGAGGCCAGTCACGAAAACTCCATTGCAAGTGTCTGCCACCACAAAGGCTGAACCAAGACCCATAGCTACAAAGCCGAAAATCGCAAACTCGAAACCTAAGGTTTCAAGGGCAAAGGTTGCGCAGGCGCAAGGAAACTCAGCTGAAGTCCCTCCTTCAGAACCTTCTGCCTCGGAAGAGCTAGTAGTCGAACATGGCGTTGGAGAAGCTACAGGTCCTGATCTGGCTTCACAATTGGTTGCTTCGAATGAAGTCCCAGTCCATGGTTGATCAATTGCGCATTTTGCCTATTTATTTCCTTCTTGCAGTTCTGTGAATAGTGAGGGTGTGTGCTTCATTGAAAGTTGAATCGCTCAAAGTGCCATGGTTTATCGTTTCTGGAGTAGGCATCCAAATTTTTTTTTCAGCTTGTCATTGAGCATGCCATGTATATTGCTTGATATTGTGTTCATGTTTAAAATTCCCAATCTTGTGTATATTGGATTTATATGTCTTTGGACATCCTAGGATTGTTGCAATACGTCAATGCAATTTGTGCATTATTTTGTAGTCGTTTTACTTTTAGCCTTTTCCCTCATTCTTGTTAGTTTTACACCAACTCTACCTATTCTAGAACCTGCTCCAACTTCTCAGCCCTCACCAATAGTAGTAGCTCCTCCTTACGTTAACTCCAACATTATATGCAAAAATTGGAATTCAAATACTCATTTGGGTTACGCACTCCGTCGGAAAGAAGAGACCCAGATGTTATGGTATCTAACAGGGCTAAATACACGTTTGAGAAAATGGTCATCCATATATAGACACTCTTTCACATCACATCTAAAATGAGTATAGGTAACCTATAGGAGATGCTACCACGTCATTTAGATATCTATAATGGTTTTAGGTGTCCTGATAGATACTTCATTGAAGTCAGCCTTCGTCCTTTAGCACCACAAGCTCTAGCACCCACACCAAAGACACCCCAAGAACAAGGATAGCAATGGAGAGGGGCAAACAAGGTTGACAAGAATCCAAGATAAGTAACCAGAAGGTAAATACTAAATTGAAAGCACGAATATGAGAAATCAACATTGCCCACCAAAACACTTTGAAATGCATGAGCTTAACCTTAGAAACTCCACAAACCCGAAAATGATCTATTTAGGCCCAAACCCTCCAAAAATATATTGCTCTAACAACTACAACATCTCCCATTGaaaactctcttgtagattttggtAGTTTGGATAACAACCCATTTAAAGGACTAACAGATGTGTTAAGTGGTGGACAGGTACTTAGTGCAAAGCTCGTAAAGTTCAACACAAGTGTTCAAGAGTGATGGTCCAAAGGTTGAGTTGATTATGAGTGTGGACATCACAAGTGAAGGAGAAGATTGCTTATGTGAGACTTGGTGTGCATATCTTGGAGACAACtggtcaagccaaggatggaggcaagaagagcttcgaggtaccaagtgcacgggagaaggtcaaggaggctgaggaacccaaagccaggggtgaagaagaagacttgcaatgtCAAGGA
Proteins encoded:
- the LOC100272884 gene encoding uncharacterized isoform X1 encodes the protein MEDAGREGGTAAENGTEGEGYVLVKAAPEGEGDPTAAAAGGDREDLAASAPAMAMAVAAADEAAAPAKKGGSGATKARLQNGRVPAGTSAAAAAAGPRVKKPGVLSQSASFPARGAVAVAAKKAAAAVATPKQAKGAVPIGSETAAGRAVEKKASLARTPVARRPMLVKSGSVDAAAPNDTVVAVQESDENTDKPLKQTQPGKTEDDVHSTTSSTNTPRAAARKSAAAAAAGFSFRLEERAEKRKEFFQKLEEKIHAKELEKTNLQEKSKESQEAEIKLLRKSLTFKATPMPSFYKEQPPKVELKKIPPTRARSPRLGRHKAASSATAPAPADGSVSCGSPRSTANSGKVNEIMENIKPRVPARKSIQRPVTKTPLQVSATTKAEPRPIATKPKIANSKPKVSRAKVAQAQGNSAEVPPSEPSASEELVVEHGVGEATGPDLASQLVASNEVPVHG
- the LOC100272884 gene encoding uncharacterized LOC100272884, which codes for MEDAGREGGTAAENGTEGEGYVLVKAAPEGEGDPTAAAAGGDREDLAASAPAMAMAVAAADEAAAPAKKGGSGATKARLQNGRVPAGTSAAAAAAGPRVKKPGVLSQSASFPARGAVAVAAKKAAAAVATPKQAKGAVPIGSETAAALAGRAVEKKASLARTPVARRPMLVKSGSVDAAAPNDTVVAVQESDENTDKPLKQTQPGKTEDDVHSTTSSTNTPRAAARKSAAAAAAGFSFRLEERAEKRKEFFQKLEEKIHAKELEKTNLQEKSKESQEAEIKLLRKSLTFKATPMPSFYKEQPPKVELKKIPPTRARSPRLGRHKAASSATAPAPADGSVSCGSPRSTANSGKVNEIMENIKPRVPARKSIQRPVTKTPLQVSATTKAEPRPIATKPKIANSKPKVSRAKVAQAQGNSAEVPPSEPSASEELVVEHGVGEATGPDLASQLVASNEVPVHG